Proteins found in one Sporosarcina jeotgali genomic segment:
- a CDS encoding dUTP diphosphatase — protein sequence MNKLFHMQQELDSYIQAQHDLSGRNLFEDKVLALLVELSELANETRCFKFWSIKGFSERSVVLEEYVDSIHFLLSLGIVKNLTDFNEWNFKTSSDSLTTTFLKTNQAVLEFGQRPEMSTYIGLWNQYGTLAEKLGFSLQEIYNAYIEKNEKNYERQKTGY from the coding sequence ATGAACAAATTATTTCACATGCAGCAAGAACTTGATTCATACATACAGGCACAGCACGATCTTTCAGGAAGAAATCTTTTTGAAGACAAAGTCCTCGCATTGCTGGTCGAACTTTCCGAGTTGGCAAACGAAACGAGATGTTTTAAATTCTGGAGCATCAAAGGATTTTCTGAACGATCGGTTGTATTAGAGGAATATGTAGACTCCATCCATTTTCTTCTATCTCTCGGAATTGTTAAGAATTTGACGGATTTCAATGAATGGAATTTTAAAACATCATCAGACTCTCTCACCACAACTTTCCTTAAAACAAATCAAGCGGTTCTGGAATTCGGTCAACGTCCAGAAATGTCTACATACATAGGCCTTTGGAATCAGTATGGAACACTCGCTGAAAAACTTGGTTTTTCATTGCAGGAAATCTATAATGCGTACATTGAAAAAAATGAGAAGAATTATGAACGACAAAAAACTGGGTATTGA
- a CDS encoding DUF1294 domain-containing protein, whose amino-acid sequence MSTLGIEWIAFLSIWAFAAMGYDKRQAKRKKSRVSEKSLWLLAIFGGGIGAYFGMQVFRHKTLHTSFRVGFLMLALIDAVLILYLAGLKMPALPQLF is encoded by the coding sequence TTGAGTACCTTAGGAATCGAATGGATTGCTTTTTTGTCCATATGGGCATTTGCAGCGATGGGCTATGATAAACGGCAAGCGAAACGCAAGAAGAGTCGTGTTTCTGAAAAAAGTCTCTGGCTCCTTGCGATATTCGGCGGTGGAATCGGCGCTTATTTCGGCATGCAGGTTTTTCGGCACAAAACGCTTCATACCTCATTTCGTGTAGGGTTTCTGATGCTGGCTTTAATTGATGCAGTACTCATACTTTACCTCGCAGGACTGAAAATGCCGGCACTCCCGCAACTTTTTTAA
- the rplT gene encoding 50S ribosomal protein L20 yields the protein MPRVKGGTVTRKRRNRVLKLAKGYFGSKHRLYRVANQQVMKSLNYAYRDRRQKKRDFRRLWITRINAAARVNGMSYSTLMHGLKVAGIDVNRKMLADLAVTDAAAFAQFAETAKKSLSK from the coding sequence ATGCCACGCGTAAAAGGTGGAACAGTGACGCGCAAGCGTCGTAATCGAGTATTGAAATTAGCAAAAGGGTATTTTGGTTCTAAACACCGTCTCTACCGAGTAGCAAACCAACAAGTCATGAAGTCATTAAACTATGCTTACCGTGACCGTCGCCAGAAGAAACGGGATTTCCGCAGACTTTGGATCACACGTATCAACGCGGCAGCTCGTGTAAACGGTATGTCTTACAGCACACTTATGCACGGACTTAAAGTTGCTGGTATCGACGTAAACCGTAAAATGCTTGCTGATCTTGCAGTAACAGATGCAGCTGCATTTGCTCAGTTTGCTGAGACAGCAAAGAAATCACTTTCTAAATAA
- the rpmI gene encoding 50S ribosomal protein L35, whose translation MPKMKTHRGSAKRFKKTGSGKLKRGRAKTSHLFANKSTKAKRHLRKSSLVSSGDFKRIRQMLTYMK comes from the coding sequence ATGCCAAAAATGAAAACACACCGCGGTTCCGCGAAGCGTTTCAAAAAAACAGGAAGCGGTAAGTTAAAGCGCGGACGCGCTAAAACAAGCCACCTTTTTGCTAACAAGTCGACTAAAGCAAAACGTCACTTGCGCAAATCTTCACTAGTTTCTTCTGGCGATTTCAAGCGTATTCGTCAGATGCTTACTTACATGAAGTAA
- the infC gene encoding translation initiation factor IF-3, whose translation MYVNEGIRARELRLIDHNGDQLGIKSRNEALEIAARANLDVVLVAPTAKPPVARVMDYGKFKFEQQKKEREVRKNQKIIQVKEVRLSPTIDEHDFQTKLRNGIKFLEAGDKVKASIRFRGRAITHKEIGQRVLDKFAEACKEVGTVEVRPKMEGRSMFLMLAPIAEKK comes from the coding sequence ATGTATGTGAACGAAGGAATTCGTGCCCGTGAATTACGACTTATCGACCACAATGGTGATCAGCTCGGCATTAAGTCCCGCAACGAAGCACTTGAAATTGCTGCACGTGCCAACTTGGACGTTGTCCTCGTAGCACCAACAGCTAAACCGCCTGTAGCCCGCGTTATGGACTATGGAAAGTTTAAGTTCGAGCAGCAGAAAAAAGAGCGGGAAGTCCGAAAGAACCAAAAGATTATCCAGGTCAAAGAAGTTCGGCTCAGCCCGACGATCGATGAGCACGATTTTCAAACAAAGCTTCGTAACGGAATCAAATTCCTTGAAGCAGGCGATAAAGTAAAAGCATCCATCCGTTTCCGCGGACGTGCGATTACTCACAAAGAAATTGGACAGCGTGTTCTTGACAAGTTTGCAGAAGCTTGTAAAGAAGTTGGAACAGTTGAGGTCCGCCCTAAGATGGAAGGACGCAGCATGTTCTTGATGCTTGCACCAATAGCTGAAAAAAAGTAA
- the thrS gene encoding threonine--tRNA ligase, whose amino-acid sequence MSNSIHLKFPDGAVKEFPAGTTTEDVAASISPGLRKSALAGKLDDQLIDLKTPIDQDGEIAIITQQSPEALEILRHSTAHLLAQAVKRKFPDAKLGIGPAIDNGFYYDIDSPTPITADDLPELEKEMKRIIGENLEIIRYDVSRAEAERRFKEIDDEYKLELLQAIPEDEQVSIYEQGEFFDLCRGVHVPYTGKLKEFKLLSIAGAYWRGNSDNKMLQRIYGTAFFKKDELQAHLKMLEEAKERDHRKIGKELDLFMNSQKVGQGLPLWLPKGATIRRVIERYIVDKEERLGYDHVYTPVLGSVELYKTSGHWDHYQDGMFPVMSMDNEDLVLRPMNCPHHMMIYKNGIHSYRNLPIRIAELGTMHRYEMSGALSGLQRVRGMTLNDAHIFVRPDQIKDEFQRTVQLIIDVYKDFNITDYSFRLSYRDPADTEKYFDDDAMWERAQHMLKDAMDDMGLDYTEADGEAAFYGPKLDVQVKTAIGMEETLSTVQLDFLLPERFDLTYVGEDGKQHRPVVIHRGVVSTMERFVAFLIEEYKGAFPTWLAPIQVEVIPVSPEAHFDYADKIREQLVAAGYRVDLDSREEKIGYKIREAQVQKVPYMLVLGDKEIESGNVNVRKYGEQNSESMSFEAFLELLKSDVAH is encoded by the coding sequence ATGTCAAATTCAATTCATTTAAAATTTCCTGATGGTGCGGTTAAGGAGTTTCCTGCCGGCACAACAACTGAAGATGTAGCAGCGTCTATTAGTCCGGGACTTCGTAAAAGTGCACTGGCAGGTAAGTTGGATGACCAGCTCATCGATTTGAAAACACCGATTGATCAGGATGGAGAAATTGCCATCATTACACAGCAATCTCCTGAAGCACTTGAAATTTTGCGTCACAGTACGGCACACTTGCTTGCTCAAGCAGTAAAGCGCAAATTCCCGGATGCAAAACTCGGTATCGGACCGGCCATCGATAATGGGTTCTACTATGATATCGATTCACCGACACCAATTACTGCTGATGACCTTCCAGAACTTGAAAAAGAAATGAAGCGCATCATCGGTGAGAACTTGGAAATCATACGTTATGATGTGTCACGCGCTGAAGCAGAGCGCCGCTTTAAAGAAATCGATGATGAATACAAATTGGAATTGCTCCAGGCAATTCCTGAAGACGAGCAAGTTTCCATCTATGAACAAGGTGAATTCTTCGACTTATGCCGCGGAGTCCATGTGCCTTATACAGGAAAGTTGAAGGAATTCAAATTACTTAGTATCGCAGGCGCTTACTGGCGCGGTAACTCAGACAACAAAATGCTGCAGCGTATATACGGAACAGCATTCTTCAAGAAGGACGAACTTCAAGCCCACTTGAAAATGCTTGAAGAAGCAAAAGAACGCGACCACCGCAAAATAGGTAAAGAACTGGACTTGTTCATGAACTCGCAAAAAGTTGGTCAAGGACTGCCGCTTTGGCTTCCAAAAGGTGCAACCATCCGCCGAGTTATCGAACGATACATCGTCGACAAAGAAGAACGTCTCGGCTATGATCACGTCTATACACCAGTTCTGGGCAGCGTGGAGCTGTACAAAACATCCGGACACTGGGATCACTATCAAGACGGCATGTTCCCTGTGATGAGCATGGACAACGAAGACCTGGTCCTTCGTCCAATGAACTGCCCGCACCACATGATGATTTATAAGAATGGCATTCATTCCTACCGAAACCTGCCTATTCGCATCGCCGAGCTCGGCACAATGCACCGTTATGAAATGTCTGGAGCACTTTCAGGACTTCAGCGGGTTCGCGGGATGACTTTGAACGATGCGCACATCTTTGTTCGCCCAGATCAGATTAAAGATGAATTCCAGCGTACAGTGCAGCTCATTATCGACGTTTATAAAGACTTCAACATTACAGACTACTCATTCCGTCTCTCTTATCGGGACCCTGCGGATACTGAAAAGTATTTCGATGACGACGCGATGTGGGAACGTGCACAACATATGTTGAAAGACGCAATGGACGACATGGGCCTCGACTATACAGAAGCAGACGGAGAAGCGGCATTCTATGGTCCGAAACTCGACGTCCAAGTGAAAACTGCGATTGGTATGGAAGAAACTCTATCTACAGTGCAGCTAGACTTCTTACTGCCTGAACGCTTCGACCTCACATACGTTGGAGAAGACGGAAAGCAGCACCGTCCAGTCGTTATCCATAGAGGTGTCGTATCCACAATGGAACGCTTCGTAGCCTTCTTAATCGAAGAATACAAAGGCGCATTCCCAACTTGGCTCGCACCAATCCAAGTCGAAGTTATCCCAGTCTCACCTGAAGCACACTTTGACTACGCAGACAAAATCCGTGAACAACTCGTCGCTGCCGGATACCGAGTAGACCTTGACAGCCGCGAAGAAAAAATCGGGTACAAAATCCGCGAAGCCCAAGTCCAAAAAGTACCCTACATGCTCGTACTAGGAGACAAAGAGATCGAATCAGGCAACGTCAACGTCCGTAAATACGGAGAACAAAACTCCGAATCCATGAGCTTCGAAGCATTCCTGGAACTCTTGAAAAGTGACGTAGCTCACTAA
- the dnaI gene encoding primosomal protein DnaI has translation MERVGEAMKRVINAPALAARYEELRNEVLANEKVQQFIEEHADEIDKQVVEKSLNKLYEFTAASHQCDKCPNLDGCINVMKGYEPKLTFNQGLIDVTYIRCPRKELDDEKRAVNKMLNSLYMPKDVMAAKLLDVDTYHDDSRLDIVEKASEFIAEYEKTGKPPEKGLYIHGEFGTGKSFILGALANELASRQIRTVVVYLPEFLREIKQSIQDNSLNEKIEFVKKAAVLMIDDIGAESMTAWARDEVLGTILQYRMADQLPTFFTSNFTLKELEHHLTYSQRGEKEPIKAARIMERIKIMSDSVLLSGSNRRNPGKD, from the coding sequence ATGGAGCGAGTTGGGGAAGCGATGAAACGAGTAATTAACGCACCTGCGCTAGCAGCACGATATGAAGAATTAAGAAATGAAGTGCTTGCGAATGAGAAAGTTCAGCAATTTATAGAAGAACATGCAGATGAAATTGACAAACAAGTCGTTGAAAAGAGTTTGAACAAGCTCTACGAATTCACAGCTGCATCCCACCAATGTGACAAGTGCCCAAACCTCGATGGATGCATTAATGTCATGAAAGGGTATGAGCCGAAACTCACCTTTAATCAGGGGCTCATCGATGTCACATATATCCGATGTCCGCGGAAAGAATTGGACGATGAAAAGCGAGCTGTCAATAAGATGCTGAACAGCCTGTACATGCCAAAAGATGTTATGGCTGCAAAACTCCTTGACGTTGACACTTATCATGACGACAGCCGTTTGGATATCGTGGAGAAAGCCAGTGAATTCATAGCAGAATATGAAAAGACAGGGAAGCCCCCTGAAAAAGGTTTATATATCCATGGTGAATTCGGAACTGGGAAATCCTTTATTTTGGGTGCGCTTGCGAACGAATTGGCGAGTCGTCAAATCCGGACCGTCGTAGTTTATTTACCTGAGTTTTTACGTGAAATAAAACAATCCATACAAGATAACTCACTTAACGAAAAAATTGAGTTCGTTAAAAAAGCAGCTGTTCTCATGATTGACGACATCGGCGCGGAGTCGATGACAGCATGGGCGCGTGACGAAGTGTTAGGAACAATCTTGCAATATCGCATGGCAGATCAGCTTCCTACATTCTTCACATCAAACTTTACGCTGAAAGAGCTGGAGCATCATCTTACCTATTCTCAGCGCGGCGAAAAAGAACCCATTAAAGCAGCACGCATTATGGAACGGATCAAGATTATGAGCGATTCTGTGCTATTATCGGGGAGCAATCGCCGGAATCCTGGAAAAGACTGA
- a CDS encoding replication initiation and membrane attachment family protein, with protein MLYHELQPVDTYSLKLSTPFSDYDRQLLTLLYQPLTGPEAMGLFSTMLADADIRETREFTHYHLMNILTMPLKTVFKARISLEAIGLLRTFTKTEGDHRSFIYELMAPLDATDFFQDPLLATFLFSKIGEQPYRDLRARFATGHPETSGFTEISRTFMDVYTPVNSHAYELQNDQELSVRTRSAGVPFEQSVFDFNLLLSGLSEQMVPRAALSGISHELIAKLAFMYALNPLDMQKVIMMALDENLEVPEDRLRKAAKDFYKMNISKNPPKLEKIYNADVPPQEYDGPKTKDRELIAYFESTSPREMLLHLTGKEPMPVDVQLAESLVNGHGLKMSVVNVLLQYILLRNDMKITTSFAQRIASHWALKDIDTAEKAMEIARQEHDQYTKWMSEGGKSNKGTRKPTREEPLPEWFYKKDNKKEAPKPAQTENKDTINEKRKTDEKRQALLAKLESMRNGVN; from the coding sequence ATGCTTTACCATGAACTGCAACCAGTTGATACGTATTCTCTCAAATTATCTACGCCGTTTTCAGACTATGATCGGCAACTTCTTACTCTGTTATACCAGCCGTTAACCGGACCTGAAGCTATGGGGCTATTTTCAACAATGCTTGCAGATGCAGATATACGAGAAACCCGTGAGTTCACCCATTACCATTTGATGAACATTTTAACAATGCCCTTGAAAACGGTGTTTAAAGCACGGATCTCGCTTGAAGCGATTGGGCTGCTGCGCACATTCACTAAAACGGAAGGGGATCATCGTTCTTTTATATACGAACTAATGGCCCCGCTGGACGCAACGGACTTTTTCCAGGATCCGTTACTCGCAACCTTCTTATTCAGTAAAATTGGAGAACAGCCGTATCGTGATTTACGTGCGCGGTTTGCAACAGGTCACCCTGAAACTTCAGGATTTACAGAGATTTCAAGAACTTTCATGGATGTCTATACGCCGGTGAATAGTCATGCCTACGAGCTGCAAAACGATCAGGAACTATCAGTGCGTACCAGGTCAGCGGGTGTCCCATTTGAACAATCTGTTTTCGACTTCAATTTGCTGTTGAGCGGTCTATCCGAGCAGATGGTTCCGCGTGCTGCACTCTCAGGTATATCACATGAACTCATTGCAAAATTAGCTTTTATGTACGCTCTTAATCCTTTGGATATGCAGAAAGTCATTATGATGGCATTGGACGAGAACTTGGAAGTACCGGAAGACCGTCTGCGTAAAGCGGCTAAAGATTTCTATAAAATGAATATCTCGAAAAACCCTCCGAAACTCGAGAAGATTTATAATGCAGATGTCCCGCCTCAAGAATATGACGGGCCCAAAACGAAAGACCGTGAGCTCATTGCCTATTTCGAAAGTACATCCCCTAGGGAGATGCTGTTGCATTTGACGGGAAAAGAACCTATGCCAGTCGATGTCCAGCTTGCTGAAAGTCTAGTCAACGGTCATGGATTGAAAATGAGTGTTGTGAACGTATTATTGCAATACATTTTGTTGCGAAATGATATGAAAATCACAACTAGTTTTGCACAGCGAATTGCTTCGCACTGGGCATTGAAAGACATTGATACAGCCGAGAAAGCTATGGAGATTGCTAGACAAGAGCATGACCAATATACGAAGTGGATGAGTGAAGGCGGCAAATCCAACAAAGGTACAAGAAAACCGACGCGTGAGGAACCGCTGCCTGAGTGGTTCTATAAAAAAGACAATAAGAAAGAAGCACCAAAACCTGCTCAAACAGAAAATAAAGATACCATTAATGAGAAACGAAAAACGGATGAAAAACGTCAAGCGTTACTCGCCAAATTAGAATCAATGCGAAACGGGGTGAATTAA
- the nrdR gene encoding transcriptional regulator NrdR: protein MKCPACRYNGTRVVDSRPAEENSSIRRRRECEQCNYRFTTFEKVEEAPLIIVKKEGTREEFMGEKLLRGLIRACEKRPVPLEELQNIVASIEKELKSRGVSEIASHDVGEMVMERLADVDEVAYVRFSSVYRDYQNITMFIDELKNLQKGPLREKSGSEGEE from the coding sequence ATGAAATGTCCAGCTTGCCGTTATAACGGAACGCGTGTTGTCGACTCGAGACCAGCCGAAGAGAACAGCTCTATCCGCAGACGCAGAGAATGTGAGCAATGCAACTACCGGTTTACAACTTTTGAAAAAGTAGAAGAAGCTCCGCTTATCATTGTGAAAAAAGAAGGTACTCGTGAAGAGTTCATGGGTGAAAAATTATTAAGGGGATTAATACGAGCTTGTGAAAAGCGGCCTGTTCCTCTGGAAGAGCTGCAAAATATCGTAGCCTCCATCGAAAAAGAATTAAAAAGCAGAGGCGTTTCAGAAATCGCCTCTCACGATGTCGGAGAAATGGTAATGGAACGTTTAGCGGATGTCGATGAAGTCGCATACGTACGATTTTCATCAGTCTATCGCGACTATCAGAACATTACGATGTTCATCGATGAACTGAAAAATTTGCAAAAAGGACCACTTCGTGAAAAAAGCGGTTCTGAAGGAGAAGAGTAA
- a CDS encoding glyceraldehyde-3-phosphate dehydrogenase, giving the protein MTTSVAINGFGRIGRMVFRQLIVEDEVTAIAINALYPPETLAHLIKYDTTHGTFAGDVVIEENALLVNGKRVELVAERDPSKLPWKQLGVDIVIEATGVFNARDKAALHLDAGAKKVILSAPGKNEDITIVMGVNDEKLDIEKHDVISNASCTTNCLAPVAKILNDEFGIENGLMTTVHAYTNDQKNLDNPHKDLRRARSCGQSIIPTSTGAAKALSLVLPELEGKIHGMALRVPTPNVSLVDLVVDVKKDVTAEQVNEVFKKAMEGSMKGVLSLTMEPLVSIDFNNTSDSAIIDGLSTMVIGDRKVKVLAWYDNEWGYSARVVDLTKKVAKELRASVKA; this is encoded by the coding sequence ATGACAACATCAGTAGCGATTAATGGTTTTGGTCGAATCGGCCGCATGGTATTCCGGCAGTTGATAGTAGAGGATGAGGTCACAGCTATTGCGATTAACGCCCTTTATCCGCCAGAAACATTAGCACACTTGATTAAGTATGACACAACCCACGGAACGTTCGCTGGCGATGTAGTAATTGAAGAGAATGCATTGCTTGTTAATGGCAAGCGTGTAGAACTTGTCGCAGAACGGGATCCATCCAAACTCCCTTGGAAACAGCTTGGCGTAGATATCGTCATTGAAGCAACGGGTGTGTTTAATGCGCGTGACAAAGCGGCACTTCATTTAGATGCCGGTGCAAAAAAAGTAATCTTATCTGCGCCGGGTAAAAATGAAGACATCACGATTGTCATGGGTGTCAACGATGAAAAATTAGACATTGAAAAGCACGACGTCATTTCGAATGCAAGCTGTACAACAAACTGTCTCGCGCCAGTCGCTAAGATTCTGAATGATGAATTTGGAATCGAAAACGGTTTGATGACGACAGTACACGCTTATACAAATGATCAGAAGAACTTGGATAATCCGCACAAAGACCTTCGTCGCGCACGTTCATGCGGCCAGTCGATCATTCCGACTTCAACTGGAGCTGCGAAAGCATTATCACTTGTACTTCCTGAACTTGAAGGGAAAATACATGGAATGGCGCTTCGTGTTCCAACTCCGAATGTATCTCTAGTGGATCTTGTGGTAGACGTGAAGAAAGATGTTACCGCAGAGCAAGTAAACGAAGTGTTCAAGAAAGCGATGGAAGGTTCTATGAAAGGCGTCCTAAGCTTAACGATGGAGCCGCTCGTTTCGATTGACTTCAATAACACATCTGACTCAGCAATTATTGACGGATTGTCAACAATGGTCATCGGAGATCGTAAAGTGAAAGTTTTAGCTTGGTATGATAACGAGTGGGGCTATTCAGCACGCGTTGTGGATTTGACTAAAAAAGTAGCTAAAGAACTTCGCGCTAGCGTAAAAGCGTAA
- the coaE gene encoding dephospho-CoA kinase (Dephospho-CoA kinase (CoaE) performs the final step in coenzyme A biosynthesis.) has translation MIIGLTGSIASGKSTVANFLKKRGYPIVDADEIARLVVEPGSPVLKEIESVFGADVIKEDGSMDRAKMGKLIFDDNRKREQLNTIIHPAIRKELIAQKEAQIAAGAETVILDIPLLFENNLHEYVEKILVVSVTPEVQKERLMSRNQFSEQEAESRIASQLPIEIKEQGADAVIDNNGELAETEQQVVDVLKKWQV, from the coding sequence ATGATTATTGGGCTTACAGGAAGTATTGCAAGTGGTAAAAGTACAGTCGCGAATTTCTTAAAGAAACGGGGATACCCCATTGTGGATGCAGATGAGATAGCCCGTCTGGTAGTAGAGCCGGGCAGTCCTGTGCTCAAGGAAATTGAATCCGTATTTGGAGCAGATGTCATTAAAGAAGATGGATCGATGGATCGTGCCAAGATGGGGAAACTGATTTTTGATGATAACAGGAAGCGTGAGCAGCTGAACACTATCATCCACCCCGCCATCCGAAAAGAACTCATTGCACAAAAAGAAGCACAAATAGCTGCAGGAGCGGAAACCGTGATTTTGGATATCCCATTACTATTTGAAAATAATCTGCATGAGTATGTAGAAAAAATCCTTGTCGTTTCTGTTACTCCTGAAGTTCAAAAAGAACGTCTGATGAGTCGAAATCAGTTCTCAGAACAGGAAGCAGAGTCAAGAATCGCCTCACAGCTTCCGATTGAGATTAAGGAGCAGGGCGCAGATGCCGTAATTGATAACAATGGGGAACTGGCTGAAACTGAACAACAGGTAGTGGATGTATTAAAGAAATGGCAAGTTTAA